One genomic region from Streptomyces sp. NBC_01304 encodes:
- a CDS encoding phage tail tip lysozyme has translation MTGKAGVPKQLPGPGTASSGEAAGAAKAGAKIKQGMNGVAGNMAGGAAQKAVGGDGSSATRRHAGRYAGAAVSGAVAGAQAGGLPGAAVGAAKNVGVEGAQDAIKGVSKITGGGPDAKPADQRELGAGGTGYRHGASKDDEGLGSKAAKGATVGGGAAAAPPAMGVVMAMALLNWLKSMFFAAMAMAVNAGKLLWTLIVNIVKAVGHAIAAPFMALGGLIAKGAGAILGVTVTATMTPVAAVISGVVAMTATAALLGTVVPGVLNSTALTEGGIGANGTGCVVNAGGADDGSGAAVSADAEKNAKEIYSVLSNWGMPKENIAGVIGNWAQESGIDPTSVQNFPTGAYAMTAKKARAAQNTNNGIGLGQWTFGRNTLLRQYAKRKGVDWFTVKAQLAFMVDGDNPGDVTVFKDMLKESQGSPRAAALHFHEKWERSADGSAGLTARGDNAEMWFGKMSGWSADSSFVGSVENIVGGIIENVSNGINTILGNCTSRNGSSVTLKDGGMTQDQAQALVDLFNKKGDKFLDDRYGPNGGPGSCDGNHAMNCVSFSTYFVNKYTTFQTYPSGDGKETAYSIARETGKQMSSTPTAYSVGSGPGSTAVGHTLVVLGVQGDKVIVGEAGYCAYMGRVRVDSAARLADEGWKFVDMSDSMLPTDKVKKA, from the coding sequence ATGACGGGCAAGGCAGGCGTGCCCAAGCAGCTCCCTGGGCCGGGAACTGCCTCTTCCGGCGAAGCGGCCGGTGCCGCGAAGGCCGGGGCGAAGATCAAGCAGGGCATGAACGGCGTCGCCGGGAACATGGCCGGAGGTGCGGCCCAAAAGGCGGTCGGGGGAGACGGCAGCAGCGCGACCCGCCGTCACGCCGGGCGTTACGCGGGAGCTGCCGTCTCCGGTGCAGTGGCCGGCGCACAGGCCGGCGGGCTTCCGGGAGCCGCCGTCGGCGCAGCCAAGAACGTCGGCGTCGAGGGGGCCCAGGACGCGATCAAGGGCGTGTCCAAGATTACCGGGGGCGGCCCGGACGCCAAGCCGGCCGATCAGCGCGAGCTGGGTGCCGGCGGCACGGGATACAGGCACGGCGCGTCGAAGGATGACGAGGGCCTGGGCTCGAAGGCGGCCAAGGGTGCCACCGTCGGCGGTGGCGCGGCTGCTGCCCCGCCAGCCATGGGTGTGGTCATGGCCATGGCGTTGCTGAACTGGCTGAAGTCCATGTTCTTCGCGGCCATGGCGATGGCCGTCAACGCGGGGAAGCTGCTGTGGACGCTCATCGTCAACATCGTCAAGGCAGTTGGTCATGCGATCGCTGCGCCGTTCATGGCACTCGGCGGCCTCATAGCCAAGGGGGCCGGCGCGATCCTGGGTGTCACCGTCACGGCGACGATGACCCCTGTAGCGGCAGTGATATCGGGTGTGGTCGCGATGACCGCCACCGCGGCTCTGCTGGGCACCGTGGTGCCCGGCGTCCTCAACTCGACGGCGCTGACCGAGGGCGGCATCGGCGCGAACGGGACAGGGTGCGTCGTCAACGCGGGTGGTGCCGACGACGGTTCCGGGGCCGCCGTCTCTGCGGACGCGGAGAAGAACGCCAAGGAGATCTACTCGGTACTCAGCAACTGGGGGATGCCGAAGGAGAACATCGCAGGCGTCATCGGCAACTGGGCGCAGGAGTCCGGGATCGACCCGACGAGTGTGCAGAACTTCCCCACGGGGGCGTATGCCATGACCGCCAAGAAGGCCAGGGCCGCACAGAACACGAACAACGGCATCGGTCTCGGGCAGTGGACGTTCGGCCGCAACACGCTGCTGCGCCAGTACGCGAAGCGCAAGGGCGTCGACTGGTTCACGGTCAAGGCCCAGCTGGCCTTCATGGTCGATGGCGACAACCCGGGCGACGTCACGGTCTTCAAGGACATGCTCAAGGAGTCGCAGGGCTCGCCGCGTGCGGCGGCACTGCACTTCCACGAGAAGTGGGAGCGCTCCGCCGACGGGTCGGCGGGGCTCACCGCACGAGGCGACAACGCCGAGATGTGGTTCGGCAAGATGAGCGGCTGGTCGGCTGACAGCTCGTTCGTGGGCAGCGTCGAAAACATCGTCGGCGGGATCATCGAGAACGTCAGCAACGGGATCAACACAATCCTGGGCAACTGCACCTCCAGGAACGGCAGTTCCGTCACGCTGAAGGACGGCGGAATGACACAAGATCAGGCCCAGGCCCTGGTCGATCTTTTCAACAAGAAGGGCGACAAGTTCCTGGACGACCGGTACGGCCCGAACGGCGGGCCGGGCTCCTGCGACGGCAACCACGCCATGAACTGCGTGTCGTTCTCGACCTACTTCGTGAACAAGTACACGACGTTCCAGACCTACCCGTCCGGTGACGGCAAGGAGACGGCGTACTCGATCGCGAGGGAGACCGGCAAGCAGATGTCCTCGACTCCGACGGCATACTCGGTGGGCTCCGGACCGGGCTCCACCGCCGTCGGCCACACCCTCGTGGTGCTCGGCGTGCAGGGCGACAAGGTCATCGTCGGCGAGGCCGGCTACTGCGCTTACATGGGCCGGGTTCGCGTCGACAGCGCGGCACGCCTGGCGGACGAGGGCTGGAAGTTCGTGGACATGTCGGATTCGATGCTCCCCACCGACAAGGTCAAGAAGGCCTGA
- a CDS encoding helix-turn-helix domain-containing protein produces the protein MTRKWQNDMNPLPGDLFARRLRQERERLGISQAELARRMAALLGTNVDSTAITRIEQQTRAVRLDEAITAAEALGVPLITLVSDNYARENEAEIQNQLAELVLAEQEWERLRQKIHRITQTIQQLSAEREAFRSHALNVNPETAGDCELEPETQAALDARMRGVRNKPAGGVADPGA, from the coding sequence TTGACCAGGAAGTGGCAAAACGACATGAACCCACTGCCCGGGGACCTTTTCGCCCGCCGACTTCGCCAAGAACGTGAACGCCTCGGCATCAGCCAGGCGGAGCTGGCGCGCCGTATGGCCGCACTGCTCGGCACGAACGTTGACTCCACCGCCATCACGCGCATCGAGCAGCAGACCCGCGCGGTAAGGCTCGACGAGGCGATCACCGCTGCCGAGGCTCTCGGGGTCCCATTGATCACCCTGGTCAGCGACAACTACGCCCGCGAGAACGAGGCAGAGATCCAGAATCAGCTCGCCGAGCTCGTCCTCGCCGAGCAGGAATGGGAGAGGCTGCGCCAAAAGATCCACCGGATCACCCAGACCATCCAGCAACTCTCGGCCGAGCGCGAGGCCTTCCGCTCCCACGCCCTGAACGTCAACCCTGAAACCGCTGGCGACTGCGAACTCGAGCCCGAGACGCAGGCCGCTCTCGACGCCCGAATGCGTGGTGTCCGCAATAAGCCGGCCGGGGGAGTCGCGGACCCGGGTGCATGA